In a genomic window of Cydia fagiglandana chromosome 8, ilCydFagi1.1, whole genome shotgun sequence:
- the LOC134666452 gene encoding uncharacterized protein LOC134666452 encodes MYIYKEYISRVNIKRTIMNTLIRLISFRPVLECRTLARLAADGKEIPKRKNIENRITLISPDNSVTITDLKNAQNLSQKRELKLVKIQDVDAKTRRPVYKLMTNAEYHSEELENRKQKQASRQNNAMKGEKLLTLSTKIGEHDLMTGVKKMLKLLEKQHQVRVVIAGDGGHETEITEKIYSVIEKGVQSVGKVVQKRNKGNSLRFQILPAKEASGQANDSVGPGSDDKDKGPL; translated from the exons ATGTATATATATAAAGAATACATATCTCGAGTTAATATCAAGCGCACAATAATGAATACATTAATAAGATTAATTAGTTTTAGGCCCGTTTTAGAATGTCGGACCTTAGCCAGGCTTGCAGCAGACGGCAAAGAAATACCCAAACGGAAGAACATTGAAAACAGGATAACGCTGATTAGCCCCGATAACTCTGTCACCATTACGGATCTGAAGAATGCCCAGAACCTTTCACAGAAGCGAGAGTTGAAACTGGTTAAAATACAAGACGTGGATGCCAAAACTAGGCGGCCTGTGTACAA ATTGATGACTAATGCTGAATACCACAGTGAAGAACTAGAAAACAGGAAACAAAAACAGGCATCTCGTCAAAACAATGCTATGAAAGGTGAGAAGTTGCTCACCCTTTCTACAAAAATTGGTGAACATGACCTTATGACAGGTGTGAAAAAGATGCTGAAGCTTTTAGAGAAACAGCACCAGGTCCGGGTAGTCATCGCTGGCGACGGAGGCCACGAAACTGAGATTaca GAAAAAATATACTCTGTCATTGAAAAAGGTGTACAATCTGTTGGGAAAGTGGTtcaaaaaagaaacaaaggcaACAGTCTGCGGTTCCAGATATTACCTGCAAAAGAGGCCAGTGGTCAAGCGAATGACAGTGTAGGCCCTGGCTCCGATGACAAGGATAAGGGGCCGCTATGA
- the LOC134666453 gene encoding insulin-like growth factor I isoform X1, producing the protein MLINCAVVLLTAWTLQPAEAATAASVKLCGRKLSDIMSRVCYVYNSPSWGDPTVVEQPGMRRKRQAGIADQCCTFGCTWEQLNEYCAISSNSESALSELEAHMLETRGTEHKREAERQAAPETPPEVGRRSRGYGRRRGRCWCRRKRRTGRRRTLMGNMIRDQINNRPEPVVGTVSPVLTWGRTLNTDLPPMERNRYNYIAVYS; encoded by the exons ATGCTTATCAACTGTGCGGTGGTTTTGCTGACGGCGTGGACGCTGCAGCCCGCTGAGGCCGCCACGGCCGCCAGCGTCAAACTGTGCGGACGCAAGCTCAGTGACATCATGAGCAGGGTCTGCTACGTCTACAATAGCCCCTCCTGGGGTGACCCCACAG TAGTAGAGCAGCCAGGCATGCGTCGGAAGAGACAGGCTGGCATCGCGGACCAGTGCTGCACCTTTGGGTGCACATGGGAACAGCTCAACGAATACTGCGCTATCAGTTCTAA TTCGGAGTCGGCGTTGAGCGAGCTGGAGGCCCACATGCTGGAGACGCGAGGCACGGAGCACAAGCGCGAGGCGGAGCGGCAGGCCGCGCCGGAGACGCCGCCCGAGGTGGGACGCCGCAGTCGCGGGTACGGGCGCAGGAGGGGCCGTTGTTGGTGCCGGCGCAAGCGGCGCACGGGCCGACGGCGTACTCTCATGGGTAACATG ATACGAGACCAAATCAATAACAGACCAGAGCCCGTCGTGGGAACCGTGTCCCCAGTGCTGACGTGGGGCCGGACCCTCAACACCGACCTGCCACCCATGGAGCGCAACCGCTACAACTACATCGCCGTctattcttaa
- the LOC134666453 gene encoding insulin-like growth factor I isoform X3: MLINCAVVLLTAWTLQPAEAATAASVKLCGRKLSDIMSRVCYVYNSPSWGDPTVVEQPGMRRKRQAGIADQCCTFGCTWEQLNEYCAISSNSESALSELEAHMLETRGTEHKREAERQAAPETPPEIRDQINNRPEPVVGTVSPVLTWGRTLNTDLPPMERNRYNYIAVYS; this comes from the exons ATGCTTATCAACTGTGCGGTGGTTTTGCTGACGGCGTGGACGCTGCAGCCCGCTGAGGCCGCCACGGCCGCCAGCGTCAAACTGTGCGGACGCAAGCTCAGTGACATCATGAGCAGGGTCTGCTACGTCTACAATAGCCCCTCCTGGGGTGACCCCACAG TAGTAGAGCAGCCAGGCATGCGTCGGAAGAGACAGGCTGGCATCGCGGACCAGTGCTGCACCTTTGGGTGCACATGGGAACAGCTCAACGAATACTGCGCTATCAGTTCTAA TTCGGAGTCGGCGTTGAGCGAGCTGGAGGCCCACATGCTGGAGACGCGAGGCACGGAGCACAAGCGCGAGGCGGAGCGGCAGGCCGCGCCGGAGACGCCGCCCGAG ATACGAGACCAAATCAATAACAGACCAGAGCCCGTCGTGGGAACCGTGTCCCCAGTGCTGACGTGGGGCCGGACCCTCAACACCGACCTGCCACCCATGGAGCGCAACCGCTACAACTACATCGCCGTctattcttaa
- the LOC134666453 gene encoding insulin-like growth factor I isoform X2, with the protein MLINCAVVLLTAWTLQPAEAATAASVKLCGRKLSDIMSRVCYVYNSPSWGDPTVEQPGMRRKRQAGIADQCCTFGCTWEQLNEYCAISSNSESALSELEAHMLETRGTEHKREAERQAAPETPPEVGRRSRGYGRRRGRCWCRRKRRTGRRRTLMGNMIRDQINNRPEPVVGTVSPVLTWGRTLNTDLPPMERNRYNYIAVYS; encoded by the exons ATGCTTATCAACTGTGCGGTGGTTTTGCTGACGGCGTGGACGCTGCAGCCCGCTGAGGCCGCCACGGCCGCCAGCGTCAAACTGTGCGGACGCAAGCTCAGTGACATCATGAGCAGGGTCTGCTACGTCTACAATAGCCCCTCCTGGGGTGACCCCACAG TAGAGCAGCCAGGCATGCGTCGGAAGAGACAGGCTGGCATCGCGGACCAGTGCTGCACCTTTGGGTGCACATGGGAACAGCTCAACGAATACTGCGCTATCAGTTCTAA TTCGGAGTCGGCGTTGAGCGAGCTGGAGGCCCACATGCTGGAGACGCGAGGCACGGAGCACAAGCGCGAGGCGGAGCGGCAGGCCGCGCCGGAGACGCCGCCCGAGGTGGGACGCCGCAGTCGCGGGTACGGGCGCAGGAGGGGCCGTTGTTGGTGCCGGCGCAAGCGGCGCACGGGCCGACGGCGTACTCTCATGGGTAACATG ATACGAGACCAAATCAATAACAGACCAGAGCCCGTCGTGGGAACCGTGTCCCCAGTGCTGACGTGGGGCCGGACCCTCAACACCGACCTGCCACCCATGGAGCGCAACCGCTACAACTACATCGCCGTctattcttaa